In one Microbacterium invictum genomic region, the following are encoded:
- a CDS encoding CTP synthase has protein sequence MQTPEAGPNDDTTRHIFVTGGVVSSLGKGLTAASLGNLLTARGLRVVMQKLDPYLNVDPGTMNPFQHGEVFVTDDGAETDLDIGHYERFLDIDLSQAANVTTGQIYSQVIARERRGEYLGDTVQVIPHITDEIKRRMRLQASEQPRPDVIITEIGGTVGDIESQPFIESARQIRHELGRGNVFFVHVSLVPFMGASGEQKTKPTQHSVAALRSIGIQPDALVLRSDRPVTESNKRKIALMCDVDEDAVVNAVDVPSIYDIPTMLHEQGLDAYIVRSLGLDTAADVDWSRWDKVLQAVHNPKHEVTIGLVGKYIDLPDAYLSVTEALKAGGFAHETHVTIRWIPSDDCRTPEGAAKALGDLDGIIVPGGFGIRGIEGKLGALRFAREQGIPTLGLCLGLQCMVIEFARNMAGLADASSSEFDPETPFPVIATMAEQVDILDRGDLGGTMRLGLYPAQLAEGSVAAEVYGSDRVLERHRHRYEVNNAYRAQLAEAGLVFSGLSPDRNLVEYVELPREVHPYYIATQAHPELRSRPTEPHPLFRGLVGAALERHRASELFDVDNG, from the coding sequence ATGCAGACTCCTGAGGCGGGACCGAACGACGACACCACCAGACACATCTTCGTGACGGGCGGTGTCGTCTCTTCGTTGGGCAAGGGGCTCACCGCCGCGAGTCTGGGCAATCTCCTCACCGCTCGGGGTCTGCGCGTGGTGATGCAGAAGCTGGATCCTTACCTGAACGTCGATCCGGGCACCATGAACCCGTTCCAGCACGGCGAGGTGTTCGTGACGGATGACGGCGCCGAGACCGATTTGGACATCGGGCACTACGAGCGGTTCCTCGACATCGATCTCAGTCAGGCGGCCAACGTCACCACGGGACAGATCTACTCCCAGGTCATCGCGCGTGAGCGCCGCGGGGAGTACCTCGGCGACACCGTCCAGGTCATCCCGCACATCACCGACGAGATCAAGCGACGGATGCGCCTGCAGGCCAGCGAGCAGCCCCGGCCCGACGTCATCATCACCGAGATCGGCGGAACCGTCGGCGACATCGAGTCGCAGCCGTTCATCGAATCCGCCCGGCAGATCCGGCACGAACTGGGGCGTGGGAACGTCTTCTTCGTCCACGTGTCGCTGGTGCCCTTCATGGGCGCGTCGGGGGAGCAGAAGACCAAGCCCACCCAGCACTCCGTGGCGGCCCTCCGCTCCATCGGCATCCAGCCCGACGCCCTCGTCCTGCGCAGCGACCGCCCCGTCACCGAGAGCAACAAGCGCAAGATCGCGCTGATGTGCGACGTCGATGAGGACGCCGTGGTCAACGCGGTCGACGTGCCGAGCATCTACGACATCCCCACCATGCTCCACGAGCAGGGACTGGACGCCTACATCGTGCGATCCCTCGGGCTCGACACCGCCGCCGACGTCGACTGGTCGCGGTGGGACAAGGTTCTCCAGGCCGTGCACAATCCCAAGCACGAGGTGACGATCGGCCTGGTGGGCAAGTACATCGACCTCCCCGACGCCTACCTGAGCGTCACCGAGGCGCTGAAGGCCGGCGGGTTCGCGCACGAGACCCACGTGACCATCCGCTGGATCCCCTCCGACGACTGCCGGACGCCCGAGGGGGCGGCCAAAGCGCTCGGCGACCTGGACGGGATCATCGTCCCGGGCGGGTTCGGCATCCGAGGGATCGAGGGCAAGCTCGGTGCCCTCCGCTTCGCCCGCGAGCAGGGCATTCCGACGCTCGGATTGTGCCTCGGCCTGCAGTGCATGGTCATCGAGTTCGCGCGGAACATGGCGGGGCTCGCGGACGCCTCGTCGAGCGAATTCGACCCCGAGACGCCCTTCCCGGTGATCGCGACGATGGCCGAGCAGGTCGACATCCTCGATCGCGGTGATCTCGGCGGCACCATGCGGCTGGGTCTCTACCCCGCGCAGCTCGCCGAGGGTTCCGTCGCCGCCGAGGTCTACGGGTCCGATCGCGTCCTCGAACGGCACCGCCACCGCTATGAGGTGAACAACGCCTACCGGGCACAGCTCGCCGAGGCGGGCCTTGTCTTCTCCGGTCTCTCACCCGACCGCAACCTCGTCGAGTACGTCGAGCTGCCGCGCGAGGTCCATCCTTACTACATCGCCACGCAGGCCCACCCCGAGCTGCGGTCGCGGCCGACCGAGCCGCATCCCCTCTTCCGCGGCCTCGTCGGCGCCGCCCTGGAACGCCACCGCGCCAGTGAGCTGTTCGACGTCGACAATGGCTGA
- the recN gene encoding DNA repair protein RecN yields the protein MIEEMRLRGLGVIAEATLPLGPGFTAITGETGAGKTMVVTGLGLLLGQRADSSVVRAGSGQAAVDGVWTVPVRGPVAARVEEAGGEVEPLDDDLAELFLGRTVTSEGRSRASVGGRSAPASVLADVADHLVVVHGQSDQLRLRSASAQRDALDRFGGEKVRATLAAYRDAFQRHRVLDEELRGLVEAREARAREADDLRAAVAEVEEADPQPGEDAELAARAERLANAEELRRAAAAAHDALSSELDVPDAATLVAEARQALERVDDPALRAHAEDLADIGYRIVDAATGLSAYLADLDESGPRELERVEERRAVLGALVRRHGTLDEAIGFLASGSARLMELDDDGERVARLSEERDLVAAELDAAAAALSAARMDAAERLGQAVTAEVQALAMPDALVRVDVTETAGTASGRDEVTFLLAAHPGAEPRPVARGASGGELSRVMLAIEVVIAGTDPVPTFVFDEVDAGIGGAAAIEVGRRLAVLARSAQVIAVTHLAQVAAFAGNHLTVEKASDGSVTASSVRRLTGAAREAEMARLLSGMPDSDAALTHARELLDLGAATAASPLPADRIEARDADS from the coding sequence ATGATCGAGGAGATGCGCCTGCGCGGTCTCGGAGTCATCGCCGAGGCGACGCTGCCGCTCGGCCCCGGGTTCACGGCCATCACCGGTGAAACCGGCGCGGGCAAGACGATGGTCGTGACCGGGCTGGGGCTGTTGCTGGGCCAGCGCGCCGACTCGTCCGTGGTCCGCGCGGGAAGCGGTCAGGCCGCGGTCGACGGAGTCTGGACCGTGCCCGTCCGCGGGCCCGTGGCGGCGCGCGTCGAGGAGGCCGGCGGAGAGGTCGAGCCCTTGGACGACGACCTGGCCGAGCTGTTCCTGGGCCGGACCGTCACGAGCGAGGGGCGCAGTCGCGCGAGCGTAGGCGGCCGCTCGGCCCCCGCCAGCGTTCTCGCCGATGTCGCGGATCACCTCGTGGTGGTGCACGGGCAGTCGGACCAGCTCCGCCTCAGGTCCGCTTCCGCCCAGCGCGACGCCCTCGACCGCTTCGGCGGCGAGAAGGTGCGCGCCACCCTGGCCGCCTACCGCGACGCCTTCCAGCGCCACCGGGTGCTCGACGAAGAACTGCGGGGGCTCGTCGAGGCGCGCGAGGCCCGCGCCCGGGAAGCGGACGACCTCCGTGCCGCGGTCGCCGAGGTCGAGGAGGCTGATCCGCAGCCGGGGGAGGACGCCGAACTCGCCGCTCGGGCGGAGCGGCTGGCCAACGCCGAGGAGCTGCGACGGGCCGCCGCGGCTGCCCACGATGCGCTCTCGAGCGAGCTCGACGTGCCGGACGCCGCGACACTCGTCGCCGAGGCGCGGCAGGCGCTGGAGCGGGTGGACGACCCCGCGCTGCGCGCTCACGCCGAAGACCTGGCCGACATCGGCTATCGCATCGTCGACGCGGCGACGGGCCTTTCGGCCTACCTCGCCGATCTCGACGAATCCGGTCCGCGCGAGCTCGAGCGTGTCGAGGAGCGCCGGGCCGTGCTCGGCGCGCTCGTGCGTCGACATGGCACTCTCGACGAGGCGATCGGGTTCCTCGCGTCGGGGTCGGCGCGGCTGATGGAGCTCGATGACGACGGCGAGCGCGTCGCGCGGCTGTCGGAGGAACGCGATCTGGTGGCCGCCGAGCTGGATGCCGCCGCGGCAGCGCTCTCAGCCGCGCGCATGGATGCCGCGGAGCGGCTGGGACAGGCGGTGACGGCTGAGGTGCAGGCCCTGGCGATGCCGGACGCGCTGGTGCGGGTCGACGTCACCGAAACCGCGGGCACCGCGTCCGGCCGCGACGAGGTGACCTTCCTGCTGGCCGCCCATCCCGGCGCCGAACCTCGACCGGTCGCGCGCGGTGCCTCCGGTGGCGAGCTCAGCCGGGTGATGCTCGCGATCGAAGTGGTGATCGCCGGCACCGACCCCGTACCGACCTTCGTCTTCGACGAGGTCGACGCCGGCATCGGCGGTGCCGCCGCCATCGAGGTCGGTCGTCGCCTGGCGGTGCTCGCCCGGTCGGCGCAGGTGATCGCCGTCACCCATCTCGCTCAGGTGGCGGCATTCGCGGGCAACCACCTCACGGTGGAGAAGGCCAGCGACGGCTCGGTCACCGCCTCCAGCGTCCGGCGGCTGACCGGTGCCGCCCGCGAGGCCGAGATGGCGCGCCTGCTGTCGGGAATGCCCGACTCCGACGCGGCGCTCACGCATGCCAGAGAACTCCTCGACCTCGGCGCTGCGACCGCAGCGTCGCCGCTCCCGGCTGATAGGATCGAAGCCCGTGATGCAGACTCCTGA
- a CDS encoding NAD kinase, translating into MTEAERNILVVAHAHRPATIDAATRVIEALHSAGARPVLPADDTAEMRLLTERLFRAGEPDAARTRIGRLGDDVAIDDIELAIVLGGDGTILRAAELVRDGRAPVLGINMGHVGFLAEIEPDDMDDAVRMVIARDYQVEERLTLSVRVKDASGAVVYDTWALNEATVEKASRQRMLEVVIEVDGRPLSSFGCDGVVVSTPTGSTAYNFSAGGPIIWPTVQAISVVPLSAHALFARPLVVGPEHAVAIEVLDRTDDTGILWCDGRRSHDLPPGARVVVRRASHPVRLARLHPAAFTDRLVRKFRLPVEGWRGPTTASGRKRPT; encoded by the coding sequence ATGACCGAGGCGGAGCGCAACATCCTGGTCGTCGCGCACGCTCACCGACCGGCGACGATCGACGCGGCGACCCGCGTGATCGAGGCGCTCCACTCCGCCGGTGCACGACCCGTCCTCCCCGCCGACGACACGGCCGAGATGAGACTGCTGACCGAGCGGCTCTTCCGCGCAGGAGAGCCGGACGCTGCGCGCACGCGCATCGGTCGCCTGGGCGACGATGTCGCGATCGACGACATCGAGCTCGCAATCGTGCTGGGCGGCGACGGCACGATCCTCCGGGCCGCCGAGCTCGTCCGCGACGGGCGCGCGCCGGTGCTCGGCATCAACATGGGCCACGTCGGATTCCTGGCGGAGATCGAGCCGGATGACATGGACGATGCCGTGCGCATGGTGATCGCCCGCGACTACCAGGTCGAGGAGAGGCTGACGCTGTCGGTGCGTGTCAAGGACGCTTCGGGCGCGGTCGTCTACGACACCTGGGCGCTGAACGAGGCGACCGTGGAGAAGGCCAGCCGCCAGCGGATGCTGGAGGTCGTCATCGAGGTCGATGGTCGCCCGCTGTCGAGCTTCGGATGCGACGGCGTAGTCGTCTCGACGCCGACCGGTTCCACCGCGTACAACTTCTCGGCGGGAGGCCCGATCATCTGGCCGACCGTGCAGGCGATCTCGGTGGTGCCTCTCTCGGCGCACGCTCTGTTCGCTCGGCCCCTCGTGGTCGGGCCCGAGCACGCGGTCGCCATCGAAGTCCTCGATCGGACCGACGACACCGGCATCCTGTGGTGCGACGGACGCCGCTCCCACGATCTCCCTCCGGGCGCCCGCGTCGTGGTGCGGCGCGCTTCTCATCCGGTCCGGCTCGCCCGCCTGCATCCGGCGGCCTTCACCGACCGTCTCGTGCGCAAATTCCGACTGCCGGTCGAGGGGTGGCGCGGTCCGACGACCGCGTCCGGACGCAAGCGGCCGACATGA
- a CDS encoding TlyA family RNA methyltransferase encodes MTDRLDAALAARGLARSRTHAASLIAAGAVRVDGVEILKASHRVDGDAVIDVVAADHYVSRGAVKLAAALDAFDVEPRDRIALDLGASTGGFTQVLRERGAATVVAVDVGHGQLDPRIRADAGVVVVEGFNARDMTRDDWRAWGAGPGGPEIVVGDLSFISLRLILPGIAQVTPTAADVVLLVKPQFEVGRTGVREGLVTDPSARADAVAGVLWSAWDLGIGTAGVIASPLLGARGNREFLIHLRPGEGQNPTEWLGTVNDVAGER; translated from the coding sequence ATGACGGATCGCCTGGATGCGGCGCTGGCTGCCCGCGGACTCGCGCGATCGCGTACCCACGCCGCTTCGCTCATCGCAGCGGGCGCGGTACGCGTCGACGGTGTGGAGATCCTCAAAGCTTCGCACCGCGTGGACGGCGACGCCGTGATCGACGTCGTCGCGGCCGACCATTACGTCAGCCGCGGGGCGGTGAAGCTCGCAGCCGCGCTCGACGCGTTCGACGTCGAGCCCCGGGATCGGATCGCCCTCGACCTCGGCGCATCGACGGGCGGGTTCACCCAGGTCCTTCGGGAGCGCGGCGCTGCCACGGTGGTCGCGGTCGACGTCGGGCACGGCCAGCTCGACCCCCGAATCCGTGCCGATGCCGGCGTGGTGGTCGTGGAGGGCTTCAACGCCCGCGATATGACCCGCGACGATTGGCGGGCGTGGGGGGCGGGCCCCGGCGGTCCGGAGATCGTCGTCGGCGACCTGTCCTTCATCTCGCTGCGCCTCATCCTTCCCGGGATCGCGCAGGTCACGCCCACCGCGGCCGATGTCGTGCTGCTGGTCAAGCCCCAGTTCGAAGTGGGGCGGACCGGAGTGAGGGAAGGACTCGTCACCGACCCCTCCGCCCGCGCCGATGCGGTGGCGGGCGTCCTCTGGAGTGCGTGGGACCTCGGTATCGGAACGGCGGGGGTGATCGCATCGCCTCTCCTCGGCGCGCGCGGCAATCGCGAGTTCCTCATCCACCTCCGACCGGGGGAGGGACAAAACCCGACAGAATGGCTCGGGACCGTGAACGACGTGGCAGGGGAGCGATGA
- a CDS encoding LuxR C-terminal-related transcriptional regulator — protein sequence MAATYRWEGEAGTWRALPYLEKAEALIEENPSTPARLRATAALLRSMNERSRGDLDAAFDYAERTLGILSSAHSEVRDRLDLRSAALLKRGTIRMLRGEFHQARLDLEQGLRDADSDLTPRKRVEALGFLTMVEFFTGSIPDAVRVLRAARPIADRMPGGLWSAPLEIAELLIAAERGELARHAATLDRLATDVEGSEFEFLAQHLRILLAEELGDLDGRFDIVRRMRTLERQGAGAELLRLLRTGDRAAALLDSGDLTRANIVLRGDHDPGHLICMAALRARAALAIGDARGAIVETRSCVLDEDHPTRSLLASAAVEAEARVALGDLGSADATFRHLLRECATGGTFRVFRTIPGRVLARLVARADGRTDLTTAERAVLDVLAASLDAPEPDRSAAVALTPREHVVLARLAAGESPRAIAHALHVSLNTVKSQLRSAYRKLGATSKAGAVERAQSLGLLTA from the coding sequence ATGGCCGCCACGTACCGATGGGAAGGTGAGGCAGGCACCTGGCGAGCCCTGCCCTACCTGGAGAAGGCCGAGGCTCTGATCGAGGAGAACCCGTCGACGCCTGCTCGGCTGAGGGCGACCGCTGCACTCCTGCGATCGATGAACGAACGCTCCCGAGGCGACCTCGACGCGGCGTTCGACTATGCCGAACGAACGCTCGGCATCCTGTCCTCGGCGCACAGCGAGGTCCGCGACCGCCTCGACCTGCGCTCGGCGGCCCTGCTCAAACGCGGGACGATCCGGATGCTGCGAGGCGAGTTCCACCAGGCCCGGCTTGACCTCGAGCAGGGTCTGCGAGACGCTGACTCCGACCTGACTCCGAGAAAGCGGGTAGAGGCTCTCGGGTTCCTCACGATGGTCGAGTTCTTCACCGGAAGCATTCCCGACGCCGTGCGCGTGCTCCGTGCGGCACGACCCATCGCCGACCGCATGCCCGGCGGCCTCTGGTCCGCCCCACTGGAGATCGCGGAACTGCTCATCGCCGCGGAACGTGGCGAGCTCGCACGACATGCTGCAACTCTTGATCGACTCGCGACAGACGTGGAAGGCTCCGAGTTCGAGTTCCTCGCGCAGCACCTGCGGATCCTGCTCGCCGAGGAGCTCGGCGATCTCGACGGTCGCTTCGATATTGTCCGCCGCATGCGCACACTCGAGCGTCAGGGCGCGGGTGCGGAATTGCTTCGCCTGCTGCGCACGGGCGATCGTGCCGCCGCACTGCTGGACTCGGGAGATCTCACTCGAGCCAACATCGTCTTGCGCGGCGACCACGATCCAGGTCACCTGATCTGCATGGCGGCGCTGCGTGCACGAGCCGCCCTCGCCATCGGGGATGCTCGCGGCGCGATCGTGGAAACCCGATCATGCGTACTCGATGAGGACCATCCCACCCGTTCGCTGCTCGCCTCAGCCGCCGTGGAGGCGGAGGCTCGGGTCGCGCTCGGCGATTTGGGCTCAGCGGACGCGACATTCCGACACCTGCTTCGTGAGTGCGCCACCGGCGGCACCTTCCGCGTGTTCCGCACCATCCCCGGGCGAGTACTCGCACGGCTGGTCGCTCGCGCCGACGGGCGAACCGACCTCACGACGGCGGAGCGAGCGGTGCTGGACGTGCTCGCGGCTTCGCTCGATGCGCCTGAGCCCGATCGGAGCGCCGCGGTGGCGCTCACGCCGCGTGAGCACGTCGTGCTGGCTCGGCTGGCGGCCGGAGAATCTCCCCGGGCGATCGCCCACGCTCTCCACGTGTCGCTCAATACGGTCAAGTCTCAGCTGCGCAGCGCCTACCGCAAGCTCGGAGCCACATCCAAGGCCGGAGCCGTCGAGCGGGCACAGAGCCTCGGATTACTGACCGCCTGA
- a CDS encoding glycosyltransferase family 2 protein — protein MLFAVIPAHNEEAGIAHAVLGLQQQTTPPDHIVVVPDNCTDSTAAIAAELGADVWPTTENTAKKAGALNQVLAVMLEELEDHDLILVQDADSALDEAFIATALRELASPRIGAVGGVFRGSEGGGFVGHLQRNEYARYGRDVRRLEGKCLVVTGTAAVMRVGVLRRISLARAKGLLPAGDGHGGVYDTTVLTEDNELTFAIKHLGYEVLSPAGCTLTTEIMPTWGELWRQRLRWKRGAVENCVQYGLTRVTWPYWGRQLLTMAGCVVTYLYLATIVFAVVTGQLGLQPFWLCVTAIFVVERVVTVRDRGWRYMLPAALMYELLLDVFLQLVHTKAYLDALTRRQRAW, from the coding sequence ATGCTGTTCGCAGTCATCCCCGCCCACAACGAGGAGGCAGGCATCGCCCATGCCGTCCTCGGGCTGCAGCAGCAAACTACTCCGCCGGACCACATCGTGGTCGTTCCCGACAACTGCACGGACTCCACCGCCGCCATCGCCGCGGAGCTGGGTGCGGATGTCTGGCCGACGACGGAGAACACCGCGAAGAAGGCCGGTGCCCTCAATCAGGTCCTGGCGGTGATGCTGGAGGAGTTGGAAGACCACGACCTGATCCTCGTTCAGGACGCCGACTCCGCTCTCGACGAGGCATTCATCGCCACGGCGCTGCGCGAGCTCGCCTCCCCCCGCATCGGCGCCGTCGGGGGCGTTTTCCGCGGTTCTGAGGGAGGCGGGTTCGTCGGGCACCTGCAGCGGAACGAGTACGCGCGGTACGGGCGTGATGTCCGCCGGCTAGAGGGCAAGTGCCTCGTGGTCACGGGAACAGCCGCCGTCATGCGCGTCGGGGTGCTTCGTCGGATCAGTCTGGCCCGTGCGAAGGGCCTGCTTCCCGCCGGTGACGGGCACGGCGGTGTCTACGACACGACGGTCCTCACCGAGGACAACGAACTGACCTTCGCCATCAAGCACCTCGGCTACGAAGTCTTGAGTCCTGCGGGATGCACGCTGACGACTGAGATCATGCCGACGTGGGGAGAGCTATGGCGCCAGCGTTTGCGGTGGAAGCGCGGTGCGGTGGAGAACTGCGTGCAGTACGGGCTGACGCGGGTGACGTGGCCGTACTGGGGGCGGCAGCTGCTGACAATGGCGGGATGCGTCGTGACCTACCTGTATCTGGCGACCATCGTCTTCGCCGTCGTGACGGGGCAGTTAGGCCTGCAGCCATTCTGGCTGTGCGTCACGGCGATCTTCGTGGTCGAGCGTGTCGTCACCGTACGGGACCGCGGCTGGCGCTACATGCTGCCCGCCGCACTGATGTACGAACTGCTGCTGGACGTC